Proteins co-encoded in one Deltaproteobacteria bacterium genomic window:
- a CDS encoding UPF0280 family protein, producing the protein MRRPGLVAFEVSHRETDLHIQAQRPMEKEVSNWVIEVRLAIETYGARRPDFFTSLVPLPDDPFAPPVVRDMLRAGLAAGTGPMAAVAGAVAEYVGVRCQEKTGGEVIVENGGDVFVSVNGPFTAALWAGRSPFSGRIGIRIDPGDSPLGVCTSSGTVGHSLSLGTADAVTIVARSCAFADAVATSVGNRIKDVQDLARAIKTMDDAFPGIIGAVIVKDERLGAWGEVELVPL; encoded by the coding sequence ATGCGAAGACCCGGGCTTGTCGCCTTCGAGGTCTCCCACCGGGAGACCGACCTTCATATCCAGGCCCAGCGCCCCATGGAAAAGGAGGTCTCCAACTGGGTCATCGAGGTCCGTCTCGCCATCGAGACCTATGGGGCCAGAAGGCCCGATTTCTTCACGAGCCTCGTCCCCCTTCCCGACGACCCCTTCGCACCCCCAGTCGTCCGGGACATGCTCCGCGCGGGTCTTGCCGCCGGGACCGGACCCATGGCCGCGGTGGCTGGTGCAGTAGCAGAATACGTGGGCGTCAGATGCCAGGAGAAAACCGGAGGCGAGGTGATCGTTGAAAACGGAGGAGATGTCTTCGTATCCGTCAACGGACCGTTCACCGCAGCCCTCTGGGCCGGGAGATCCCCATTCAGCGGGAGGATCGGGATTCGGATCGATCCCGGGGACTCCCCCCTCGGGGTCTGTACGTCTTCCGGAACCGTAGGGCACTCGTTAAGCCTCGGGACCGCGGACGCCGTCACCATCGTTGCCCGATCCTGTGCTTTTGCAGACGCCGTGGCCACATCGGTCGGAAACCGCATAAAAGACGTGCAAGACCTCGCAAGGGCCATCAAGACCATGGATGATGCCTTTCCCGGCATCATAGGGGCCGTGATCGTCAAGGACGAACGCCTCGGGGCATGGGGAGAAGTAGAACTCGTCCCCTTGTAG
- a CDS encoding NAD(P)-dependent glycerol-3-phosphate dehydrogenase: MKTDPAEACERTAVIGAGSWGTALAILIAEKGLPVTLWARDPKTADTLASDRENRKYLPGAPFPEQIRVTSDLGEAVSGSGIIVIAVPSHGFRKVAEAMAPHLDPSFHATCPKAVVSATKGIENDTLLFMTDVLAEVLSPRLSSRFAALSGPSFAKETVKSLPTAVTVAARDDAVCRLLQSHFSTKTFRVYTNRDLIGVQMAGALKNVLAIASGISDGMGFGHNTRAALITRGLAEMTRLGLALGANPLTFAGLAGLGDLVLTCTGDLSRNRTVGLRLGRGEHISDILAGMSMVAEGVMTSRSARDLAQKTGVDMPITEKVFEVLHRGKDPRDAVRELLARPHRQEYLDQAGFPPSD, encoded by the coding sequence ATGAAGACTGATCCCGCAGAGGCCTGCGAAAGGACCGCCGTCATCGGCGCGGGGAGCTGGGGCACGGCCCTCGCCATCCTTATCGCCGAAAAGGGTCTTCCAGTGACCCTCTGGGCGAGAGACCCGAAAACCGCAGATACCCTCGCCAGCGACCGGGAAAACAGAAAGTATCTGCCTGGTGCCCCATTTCCTGAACAGATCCGCGTGACATCCGATCTGGGAGAGGCGGTCAGCGGCAGCGGGATCATCGTCATCGCCGTCCCCTCCCACGGGTTTCGGAAGGTGGCTGAGGCCATGGCCCCCCATCTCGATCCATCCTTCCATGCAACCTGTCCTAAGGCGGTGGTCTCAGCGACAAAGGGGATCGAAAACGATACCCTCCTCTTCATGACGGACGTCCTGGCAGAGGTCCTTTCCCCGCGCCTCTCGTCCCGTTTTGCCGCCCTCTCCGGCCCGAGTTTCGCCAAGGAGACGGTCAAGTCACTTCCCACTGCCGTGACCGTGGCCGCCCGGGACGATGCCGTCTGCCGGCTTCTTCAGTCACATTTTTCCACAAAGACCTTCCGGGTCTATACGAACCGGGACCTCATCGGCGTCCAGATGGCGGGCGCCCTCAAGAACGTCCTTGCCATCGCATCCGGGATCTCGGACGGGATGGGTTTCGGCCACAACACCCGTGCGGCCCTCATCACCCGGGGCCTTGCGGAAATGACCCGCCTCGGACTCGCCCTCGGTGCCAATCCCCTCACATTCGCCGGTCTCGCCGGCCTCGGGGATCTGGTCCTCACCTGTACGGGCGACCTGAGCCGAAACCGCACGGTCGGCCTGAGGCTCGGCCGGGGGGAGCACATCAGTGACATCCTCGCCGGAATGAGCATGGTCGCAGAAGGGGTGATGACCTCCCGGTCCGCCCGAGATCTCGCGCAAAAGACCGGGGTCGATATGCCCATCACGGAAAAGGTCTTCGAGGTCCTCCATCGGGGCAAGGATCCTCGGGACGCCGTGCGCGAACTCCTCGCAAGACCTCATCGCCAGGAATATCTGGACCAGGCGGGCTTTCCTCCTTCAGATTGA
- the gyrA gene encoding DNA gyrase subunit A has product MQEQGELFSGTREVRDISDELKRSYLDYAMSVIIGRALPDVRDGLKPVHRRVLYAMHELGNDYNKPYKKSARIVGDVIGKYHPHGDAAVYDTIVRMVQDFSLRYPLVDGQGNFGSIDGDAPAAMRYTEIRLKKIAHEILEDITKETVDFVPNYDSSLEEPVVLPSRIPNLIVNGSAGIAVGMATNIPPHNLGEVVDALVALIDNPNITVAELMEFLPGPDFPTGGFICGRSGIVSAYETGRGIIKMRARAVVEQVAKGSRENIVITEIPYQVNKAKLIEKIAELVRQKKIEGVGDVRDESDRDGMRIVVELKRDGHAQVVLNHLFKHTPLESTFGVILLAIVNGRPELMNLKELLTHFLQHRKTVVIRRTTYELRKAEERAHILEGLKAAIDNLDEVVALIRRSANPTEAKSGLMERFSLSAIQAQAILDMRLQRLTALERDKILEELANVLAAIERYRAILARNELVLEIIKEELAAVKKEYADPRRTELVPEPGEINIEDLIVEEDMVVTLSHGGYIKRNPVSIYRSQKPGGKGVAGYSPKEDFIEKLFVASSHDYFLCISNLGQLYWLKVHEIPEVARTGRGKALVNLLPINRQVEEKIAAVVPVRTFDSDRFLVIASRYGIVKKTPLDAFSRPRPAGIIAADIRDGDEIIAADITDGKAHIFLGTRGGIGIRFSEDDIRPMGRLASGVRGISLDEGDEVVAMVAIPEGGGDLFTVTEAGYGKRTHIDAYRVQGRGGRGIINIKTTEKTGNVVGVLLVRDSDEIMLVKTSGNIIRIHTKDIRPIGRSTQGVRLIKIGEGERLAAVAKLAEKDED; this is encoded by the coding sequence ATGCAGGAACAAGGCGAACTCTTTTCAGGTACACGTGAAGTCCGTGACATATCCGACGAGTTAAAACGCTCGTATCTCGACTACGCCATGAGCGTGATCATCGGACGCGCCCTCCCGGATGTCCGCGACGGGCTCAAACCCGTGCACAGGCGGGTCCTTTACGCCATGCACGAACTCGGAAACGATTACAACAAGCCCTACAAGAAGTCGGCCAGAATCGTGGGAGACGTCATCGGCAAGTACCACCCCCATGGGGATGCCGCAGTGTACGACACGATCGTCCGCATGGTCCAGGACTTCTCGCTCCGCTATCCCTTAGTGGACGGTCAGGGGAATTTCGGGTCCATAGACGGGGATGCCCCTGCGGCCATGCGGTACACCGAGATCCGCCTCAAAAAAATCGCCCACGAGATCCTCGAGGACATCACAAAGGAGACCGTGGATTTCGTCCCCAATTACGACAGCTCCCTTGAAGAACCCGTCGTCCTTCCGTCCCGGATCCCGAATCTTATCGTGAACGGATCCGCTGGGATCGCCGTGGGCATGGCCACCAACATCCCTCCCCACAACCTGGGAGAGGTGGTGGACGCCCTGGTCGCCCTCATCGACAACCCCAACATAACAGTGGCCGAACTCATGGAGTTCCTACCCGGCCCGGATTTTCCCACCGGAGGATTTATCTGCGGAAGGTCCGGGATCGTCTCGGCCTACGAGACTGGGCGCGGCATCATCAAGATGCGGGCGCGTGCGGTCGTAGAACAGGTGGCCAAGGGTTCCCGAGAAAACATCGTCATTACTGAGATCCCCTATCAGGTCAACAAGGCCAAACTCATCGAAAAGATCGCAGAGCTCGTCCGCCAGAAGAAGATCGAGGGAGTCGGAGACGTCCGGGATGAATCCGACCGGGATGGCATGCGCATCGTGGTGGAACTCAAGCGGGACGGGCACGCCCAGGTGGTCCTCAACCATCTCTTCAAGCACACCCCTCTGGAGAGCACCTTTGGGGTGATACTGCTCGCCATCGTCAACGGGCGGCCCGAGCTCATGAACCTTAAGGAGCTCCTTACCCACTTCCTCCAGCATAGAAAGACAGTGGTGATCCGGCGCACCACCTATGAACTCCGAAAGGCCGAGGAACGGGCCCACATCCTGGAAGGGCTCAAGGCCGCCATCGACAACCTGGACGAGGTCGTGGCCCTCATCCGGCGATCCGCCAACCCGACCGAGGCGAAGAGCGGGCTCATGGAGCGTTTCTCCCTCTCAGCCATCCAGGCCCAGGCCATTCTCGACATGCGGCTCCAGAGGCTCACTGCCCTCGAGCGGGACAAGATCCTAGAAGAGCTCGCGAACGTGCTTGCGGCCATTGAACGGTACCGGGCGATCCTGGCGAGAAACGAGCTCGTCCTCGAGATCATCAAGGAGGAACTTGCTGCGGTCAAGAAGGAATACGCCGATCCGCGGAGGACCGAGCTCGTCCCTGAGCCGGGCGAGATCAACATCGAGGACCTCATCGTGGAGGAGGACATGGTCGTGACCCTGTCCCACGGAGGCTATATCAAGAGAAACCCGGTGAGCATCTACCGAAGCCAGAAACCAGGCGGCAAGGGTGTCGCCGGCTATTCCCCCAAAGAGGACTTCATAGAGAAGCTCTTCGTCGCTTCCTCGCATGACTATTTCCTCTGCATCAGCAACCTTGGACAGCTCTATTGGCTAAAGGTCCACGAGATCCCTGAGGTCGCCCGCACTGGCAGGGGCAAGGCCCTCGTGAACCTCCTTCCCATCAACAGGCAGGTGGAGGAAAAGATCGCGGCCGTTGTACCGGTGAGGACATTTGATTCCGACCGGTTCCTCGTGATCGCAAGCAGATACGGCATCGTGAAGAAGACGCCACTCGATGCCTTCTCCCGGCCCCGGCCAGCCGGAATCATCGCCGCCGACATTCGTGACGGAGACGAGATCATCGCTGCCGACATCACGGACGGCAAGGCCCACATCTTCCTCGGCACCAGGGGCGGCATAGGTATCCGCTTCTCCGAAGACGACATTCGGCCCATGGGAAGGCTGGCCTCCGGGGTCCGGGGCATCTCCCTCGATGAAGGGGACGAGGTCGTGGCCATGGTCGCTATTCCGGAGGGCGGCGGCGACCTCTTCACGGTCACAGAGGCTGGCTACGGGAAACGCACGCACATCGACGCCTACCGGGTCCAGGGACGGGGCGGCAGGGGCATCATCAATATCAAGACCACGGAAAAGACTGGAAATGTCGTTGGGGTCCTCCTCGTGAGAGACTCCGACGAGATCATGCTGGTCAAGACGAGCGGGAACATCATCCGCATCCATACCAAGGACATCAGGCCCATCGGGCGATCCACCCAAGGGGTCCGCCTCATCAAGATCGGAGAAGGGGAGCGGCTTGCCGCCGTGGCCAAACTCGCGGAAAAGGATGAAGACTGA